The following proteins are encoded in a genomic region of Methylobacterium tardum:
- a CDS encoding MOSC domain-containing protein, with amino-acid sequence MTALIHVSALYRYPVKGLSPEPIERAELATSGFFPGDRLYAIENGPSGFNAVAPRHQPKTKYLMLMRDEALARLRTRYDDATATLTIEGCGERQAFRLDTEAGRDGLADLMRRFIPESLRGEPKVLAAPPQYRFTDSPIGYVSLINRASVAAVEDYIGAPVDPLRFRGNLLVDGLAPFAELEMVGRVIEAPSGLRLKITKRTVRCAATNVDPASGIRDCDIPWTLDARLGHRDLGVYAEVIAGGALAKGDALRPVG; translated from the coding sequence ATGACCGCATTGATTCATGTCAGCGCCCTGTATCGCTATCCGGTGAAGGGCCTGAGCCCCGAACCCATCGAGCGGGCGGAGCTCGCGACGAGCGGATTCTTCCCCGGCGACCGGCTCTACGCCATCGAGAACGGCCCCTCGGGCTTCAACGCAGTCGCGCCCCGGCATCAGCCCAAGACCAAGTACCTGATGCTGATGCGCGACGAGGCGCTGGCCCGCCTGCGCACCCGCTACGACGACGCCACGGCGACGCTGACCATCGAGGGCTGCGGCGAGAGGCAGGCCTTCCGGCTCGACACCGAGGCCGGGCGGGACGGGCTCGCCGACCTGATGCGCCGCTTCATCCCCGAGAGCCTGCGGGGCGAGCCGAAGGTGCTCGCGGCCCCGCCGCAATACCGCTTCACGGACTCGCCCATCGGCTACGTGTCGCTGATCAACCGCGCGAGCGTGGCGGCGGTGGAGGATTACATCGGCGCGCCGGTCGATCCCCTCCGCTTCCGCGGCAACCTGCTGGTCGACGGGCTCGCGCCCTTCGCCGAGCTGGAGATGGTCGGCCGGGTGATCGAGGCGCCGAGCGGGCTGCGCCTCAAGATCACCAAGCGGACGGTGCGCTGCGCGGCCACCAATGTCGATCCGGCGAGCGGCATCCGCGATTGCGACATCCCGTGGACCCTCGACGCGCGGCTTGGCCACCGCGACCTCGGCGTCTACGCCGAGGTGATCGCCGGTGGGGCGCTCGCGAAGGGTGACGCGCTGCGGCCGGTGGGCTGA
- a CDS encoding c-type cytochrome, with protein MRILRGLGPALGAMLAGAALAAPDAAMQERLAPCIGCHGAGTSETEGVPSLGGQLPDYVVTQLFQFREKQREAPPMNDVAAGFSDDDLRAYADAVATLPPPSRSGPPADPALTERGQALVAKHQCNSCHGPDLAGRDAIPRIRAQREDYLAKALTGYKSNSRPGYDPAMNEVAQGLSEAEIKDLAAYVSRL; from the coding sequence ATGCGCATCCTCCGAGGGCTGGGACCGGCCCTTGGCGCGATGCTGGCCGGCGCGGCACTCGCGGCGCCGGATGCCGCGATGCAGGAGCGCCTCGCGCCCTGCATCGGCTGCCACGGGGCGGGTACCTCGGAGACCGAGGGGGTGCCCTCGCTCGGCGGGCAGCTCCCGGACTACGTGGTCACGCAGCTGTTCCAGTTCCGGGAGAAGCAGCGCGAGGCGCCCCCCATGAACGACGTCGCCGCCGGGTTCTCCGACGACGACCTGCGCGCCTATGCCGACGCGGTGGCGACCCTGCCGCCGCCGAGCCGGTCCGGCCCGCCCGCCGACCCGGCCCTGACGGAGCGGGGGCAGGCCCTCGTCGCCAAGCACCAGTGCAATTCCTGCCACGGCCCCGACCTCGCGGGCCGCGACGCGATCCCGCGGATCCGGGCTCAGCGGGAAGATTACTTGGCCAAGGCACTGACCGGCTACAAGTCGAACAGCCGGCCCGGCTACGATCCCGCGATGAACGAGGTCGCGCAGGGCCTGAGCGAGGCCGAGATCAAGGATCTGGCGGCCTACGTGTCGCGCCTCTGA